Proteins encoded within one genomic window of Aspergillus nidulans FGSC A4 chromosome VII:
- a CDS encoding uncharacterized protein (transcript_id=CADANIAT00009038) — protein sequence MLAKMHYSRSSSFSSPSLASKSGLCNPMSELRAHPTRRMQESRKNSGLVYQPRSSQRRQADPAQGAGKCEAKLNSNQGLAIFSVFEVGMMRSLRFGSGVVVARLFNGTWSAPSAITTGKLTTKGQFGMEHTEFVYVLNNDKAVEAFSQAKSVTLGEDVSIAVGPFGRSAELAGDAYEADIFAYCKTRTVFGGSTLEGATIGERVDANRKMYQKTVSTRQLLRGEVTLPPETYGLMKILHSTWLRPVTKRPSVEKAHLARIVTQQSTTIEPRSRASTIASPAKGEKRFYGEQIMAPHQITIEITDYSAVQLPSSLTQHEETRESLDSEASSSPTGHPPILKPGRRTWSASSNGVWDNHEPLHF from the exons ATGCTGGCAAAAATGCATTACTCCCGATCGTCGTCGTTTAGCTCCCCGTCGCTGGCCAGTAAGTCTGGACTTTGTAACCCGATGTCCGAGTTAAGGGCTCACCCGACCAGGCGAATGCAAGAAAGCCGAAAGAATTCTGGACTCGTTTATCAACCCCGAAGTAGTCAGCGTCGACAAGCAGATCCCGCGCAAGGTGCTGGAAAATGCGAAG CGAAGCTAAACAGCAATCAGGGCCTCGCGATATTCAGCGTCTTTGAAGTCGGCATGATGcgttctcttcgcttcggcTCCGGTGTTGTAGTCGCCCGTCTCTTCAACGGAACATGGTCGGCCCCCTCGGCCATCACGACCGGCAAATTGACGACCAAGGGCCAATTCGGAATGGAGCATACTGAGTTCGTATACGTGCTAAATAACGACAAGGCCGTGGAGGCGTTCTCGCAGGCTAAGAGCGTCACTTTGGGCGAGGACGTATCAATAGCAGTCGGGCCATTCGGGCGCAGCGCCGAGCTCGCGGGGGATGCATACGAGGCTGATATATTCGCATACTGCAAGACACGCACAGTTTTTGGGGGTTCGACATTGGAAGGAGCGACTATAGGCGAGAGAGTAGATGCGAATCGGAAGATGTATCAAAAGACAGTTTCAACGCGCCAGCTGCTTCGTGGGGAGGTCACGCTGCCCCCAGAGACATACGGGCTCATGAAGATCCTGCATTCAACGTGGCTGCGGCCGGTTACGAAGCGACCGTCCGTTGAAAAGGCCCATCTTGCCAGGATAGTCACGCAGCAATCGACAACCATTGAGCCGCGATCCCGGGCATCAACAATAGCATCGCCGGCGAAGGGAGAGAAGCGGTTTTACGGAGAGCAGATTATGGCACCACATCAGATCACCATAGAAATCACAGACTACTCAGCGGTCCAGCTGCCGAGTAGTCTGACACAACATGAGGAGACGAGGGAGTCGCTGGATTCAGAGGCATCGTCCTCCCCAACCGGGCACCCTCCTATCCTCAAGCCTGGAAGACGAACCTGGAGTGCGTCGTCCAACGGGGTTTGGGATAATCATGAACCGCTACATTTCTAA
- a CDS encoding oleate hydratase (transcript_id=CADANIAT00009036), with protein MAKRNPENLDAWILGSGIASLTAAVLLLQEARVPPSRIHIIETLDVASGTTVSHGNAKEGYDFRAGMRPQFNDVCMLNLLSLVPSFTDPNRSVHDEILDFAKTLDLKHTHEQTRFLTRSGNKVHRVQGKKMALSVRDRISIFMLSSKSEKMLGRSRICDFFSKGFFKSSYWLALATTFGLKPQHSAAEFRRHLHRFNNLHDLSDPHLLDLGKYNVHESIIVPITQFLLNRGVDFRLNTGVCDIIFAHDNPAEPNEPTRVTAIQTFTSDDIVLISLGSIFSSTLAGSNDYPPPSFDPTSLSHSLDPDAETTAESQRDSGVAISPELDENWLLWLQLCTKHPKFGNAYNFCTRQHASRIESFTVTASTEELFNVLADVSAIKPLPGPNTILTFSDTPWVVTLRVPTQPVFPDQPAGVQVAYGYALAPEKEGMYVTKPMLHCSGREILTEILCHMDIPPGHPSHETILNSTMTIPCIQPRATATLLPRESTDRPPVIPQGISNMACIGAFVEIPDELAVTGDYSVRGAQIAVRELMGVDSEVVRRKKSKRGSSTGLRVL; from the exons ATGGCCAAGAGGAACCCCGAGAATCTGGATGCCTGGATCCTAGGCAGTGGCATCGCCTCCCTCACAGCAGCTGTACTTCTCTTACAAGAAGCCCGCGTCCCTCCGTCGCGCATCCACATCATCGAAACCCTCGACGTCGCCAGCGGTACAACAGTCAGTCATGGCAATGCGAAAGAAGGCTACGACTTTCGCGCGGGGATGCGTCCGCAGTTTAACGACGTCTGCATGCTCAATCTATTGTCATTAGTCCCCTCGTTTACAGACCCCAACCGCAGCGTGCACGACGAGATCCTTGACTTCGCTAAAACGCTAGACTTAAAACATACGCATGAACAGACGAGGTTTCTAACGCGAAGCGGCAATAAGGTGCACCGTGTGCAAGGGAAGAAAATGGCCTTGAGTGTCCGCGACCGTATTAGTATATTCATGCTGTCGAGTAAGTCAGAGAAGATGCTGGGGAGGTCCCGCATATGCGATTTCTTTTCAAAAGGGTTCTTCAAGTCTAGTTACTGGCTCGCACTAGCGACGAC GTTCGGCTTGAAACCCCAACACTCTGCAGCTGAGTTCCGACGACATCTGCACCGCTTCAACAATTTGCACGACTTGTCCGATCCGCATCTACTCGATCTGGGCAAATACAATGTCCACGAGTCGATTATTGTCCCAATCACGCAGTTCCTACTGAACCGCGGTGTGGACTTCCGCCTCAATACGGGGGTCTGCGATATCATCTTCGCGCACGACAACCCTGCTGAACCCAACGAACCGACCAGAGTCACAGCCATCCAGACCTTCACC TCCGACGACATCGTGCTCATCTCGCTTGGTTCGATATTTAGTTCCACCCTAGCAGGATCGAATGACTATCCCCCGCCTTCATTCGATCCGACCTCCCTTTCACATTCTCTTGATCCTGACGCTGAAACGACAGCTGAATCCCAGCGCGACTCAGGCGTGGCGATCTCCCCTGAGCTCGACGAGAACTGGCTCCTTTGGCTGCAGCTGTGCACCAAGCACCCCAAGTTCGGAAACGCATACAATTTCTGCACGAGGCAGCATGCTTCACGGATTGAATCGTTTACAGTTACTGCTTCTACAGAGGAGCTCTTTAACGTATTGGCTGATGTATCAGCGATCAAGCCCTTACCGGGTCCGAACACAATCCTGACATTCTCCGATACGCCATGGGTCGTTACGCTGAGAGTTCCGACCCAGCCCGTCTTCCCAGACCAACCAGCGGGAGTCCAGGTTGCGTATGGTTATGCGCTTGCACCCGAGAAAGAGGGGATGTACGTAACCAAACCGATGCTTCACTGCTCGGGTAGAGAAATTCTCACAGAGATTCTCTGCCATATGGATATCCCACCAGGTCATCCGTCCCATGAAACCATACTTAATAGCACCATGACAATCCCCTGCATCCAGCCGCGTGCTACAGCGACGCTCCTACCTAGGGAATCAACAGATAGGCCGCCCGTGATTCCACAGGGGATCAGCAATATGGCGTGCATCGGGGCATTTGTAGAAATTCCAGATGAGCTCGCTGTGACGGGGGACTATAGCGTGCGCGGGGCGCAGATTGCAGTTAGAGAGCTGATGGGTGTTGATAGCGAAGTCGtgcgaagaaagaaaagcaagaggGGGTCTTCAACCGGGCTGCGGGTACTATAA
- a CDS encoding uncharacterized protein (transcript_id=CADANIAT00009037), whose translation MDKRISQVLAGLRQLPIRALLLDFWRDPRRRLELSAVTLAAYLLLQRSLRYRRLKRLQKVYRKYTTREEMASMTDHDAWKIQKEMLVMEFPSASLKALQFALFRTYGIPTISSLLLKTSQFSNPATSFKRYADTGALIGQFMAFEPSSERAQTAIARTKFLHVGYRNSGKILESDMLYTLSLFALEPIRFIDMFEWRSLSELEQCAIGTYWKSLGDALGISFADLPSGPHAFRDGFHFLEELRAWSLKYEEEYMKPSSSNQEVADKTMDVLVYALPRFLKPMGVKFATCMMDDRLREAMMYQSPSAAYKKVFSSLVAIRKFYLRYIALPRLNFQRIDIFTDEPNEYGRYYVNIYEAIPYYVKPTIWNRWGPGAWVRWAMGMPLPGDDDDKYYPHGFDLEDLGPKYFEGKGRRSVAEIRELLKKKRRGQAPFVPDLPSVEDAKYEVVDPDSPVA comes from the exons ATGGACAAACGCATTTCTCAAGTCCTGGCTGGACTCAGGCAGCTGCCAATTCGCGCTCTACTCCTAGATTTCTGGAGGGACCCGAGAAGGCGCCTGGAATTGTCGGCTGTCACTCTCGCCGCGTATCTACTCCTTCAACGGTCATTGCGATACCGACGGCTAAAGCGCCTGCAAAAGGTATACCGAAAGTATACAACACGCGAGGAGATGGCCTCAATGACGGACCACGATGcctggaagatccagaaaGAGATGCTGGTGATGGAGTTTCCGTCGGCCTCGCTGAAAGCGCTGCAATTTGCTTTGTTCAGG ACCTACGGCATCCCAACAATATCCAGCCTCCTGCTCAAAACATCCCAGTTCTCCAACCCGGCTACCTCCTTTAAGCGCTACGCTGACACGGGTGCCCTGATCGGCCAGTTTATGGCCTTTGAGCCGTCGTCCGAACGGGCGCAAACGGCCATTGCTCGCACCAAGTTCCTACATGTCGGGTACCGGAATAGCGGGAAGATCCTCGAATCTGACATGCTCTACACACTCAGCCTGTTTGCGCTTGAGCCGATCCGCTTTATTGATATGTTTGAGTGGCGGTCGCTCAGCGAACTTGAACAGTGCGCCATCGGCACTTACTGGAAGAGTCTCGGCGATGCGCTGGGGATCAGCTTCGCAGATCTACCGTCAGGACCGCACGCGTTCCGGGACGGTTTCCATTTTCTGGAGGAACTGCGCGCATGGAGTCTCAAGTATGAGGAGGAATACATGAAGCCGAGTTCATCAAATCAAGAAGTTGCAGATAAAACGATGGACGTGCTTGTTTATGCGTTGCCGCGATTCTTGAAACCAATGGGAGTAAAGTTTGCGACATGCATGATGGATGATAGGTTGCGAGAGGCGATGAT GTACCAAtcgccttctgctgcgtACAAGAAGGTATTCTCCTCGTTGGTCGCCATCCGCAAGTTCTACCTACGCTATATAGCTCTACCCAGACTCAATTTCCAGCGAATTGACATTTTCACCGACGAGCCGAACGAGTACGGGCGCTACTATGTTAATATCTATGAAGCTATCCCATACTATGTGAAGCCGACAATCTGGAACCGCTGGGGCCCTGGAGCATGGGTTCGCTGGGCGATGGGCATGCCGCTCCcaggcgatgatgacgacaaATACTATCCCCACGGCTTTGACCTCGAAGATCTAGGCCCCAAATACTTTGAGGGCAAAGGGCGTAGATCCGTGGCTGAGATACGGGAACTGTTGAAGAAAAAGCGACGAGGGCAGGCGCCCTTTGTCCCTGATCTTCCAAGCGTCGAGGATGCGAAGTATGAAGTCGTTGACCCGGACTCGCCTGTCGCATAG